The proteins below come from a single Chitinophaga pinensis DSM 2588 genomic window:
- a CDS encoding WGR domain-containing protein — MKARFIYQDEKSNKFWDIETNGTDLTVQYGKVGTTGQSQTKQFASEEECKKAADKLIAEKTKKGYVALPAAEKLVIPVELYENLLAVADYLEQNYPDVKPEITPVNEDNISAMEDCVDFEMPSDYVEYWLEKGNFSFVKGDFICDVYAFTDEFEQAYNLYYTFKFFEGHYKLKFDLLEQEMDYFSQCFWVLGQVGDDQETRVYVGDPSGAVHMIHFPKGFGHTDQEGFAAVMAPIMAKRPLFSMMIVKSASPLDIETPSVDQLAEKRAAGAAQDGLREVSYNEVLTLLGVEQLFDYWEDEDNFYAEEYESERAYFEEQVFLYHEGDLHLDRELASYGFIVVRGNLNIEGELSSRYYVTGNTTVDFLKLEYFQKTLGKETVRYVATACAEDHEVLRTLPHREIHVPYFFSWFYDLDSFTFSPETVITALYNYDDLITYQTDALLLTWHEYAYVFKPELFYWIEESWHDSMEINYTAFYEAIKAGKNPFLDGVTPEGIRLVKKGAALKEENDLPGAYQLYKEAISKSPGYYPAYSAAGRLLYVQKAYAQAMELYAKGIPLTPEHVLYEFECLQKGGLSAIRMGAYDQAIEWAQLGIARKRDTHFYLRIIAEALIYMGELEEAKTYLEKSIDIEGFFSNYWLMGLIYFRQGDTEKADTYYQQAHSANDKARPYTEHQDLTYIFGEPVTVDWDTKKPVSTEKGQEYWNNFLTDTLKTYGPDLYERIGQSPSQWIYGKISKIPPAFRSKEMMYALLDHRTKGQLDVTGSIIAFFDPAFLTEETVLHAIQRTEPAEYKEIPAQFFSEKLLRLHPEGINLTVLPADQLNYALCFDAVSQNQHSYQAVPKEFQDERMNIALIAGGILGDYPYKELPSKYSSNEYIKLAIETHILAITNLRAGLVDKEIYAYAVEKYGNDPMWPFIVERYDTDAWKYGSLSSIERKGEMVRKFGIDVFDHVNAKYVGKQDYDYYKKHLGHLPAFAEKASSYGWTKNKDKVDEYDDRKEFSYDTFRKVWACFWTEDYIIKALDKDSDKEHLYSLPDKYKTQRICDIAVSRDSYDFAHVPAQFVTKEMCMDACSTSYGSALEYVPLEMRTREICDAAIARSAENIKFVPVPLRTVETCGNVIVRENNLTNYIPHAIYTAVFEWCFKARKNRFSNDYLMLHWGLGLIIDKNYTAAREKLAAVTSEIGEYHHHATYYIGWSYFLEGDVKTAKEYFTQSQEIAKSVDLYGSYRLTFPYASFELRPVHEVYPFNKDLFDEQMKEASALVQNGSYEEALTLLEKQEKLLTDSNCSEMRWWAYVWDHQRYALYEAGQEEASYTICHRIIAELGKVALWDYLEEFNIIRAALRAANNNLAYRYYLTASDLAGVKEGLNHIKTTMKTIAPIEDKSVLNMFYETQALLLYKAMGFDPAYRKDLEKVVAKIEKLKQKEEIELSDEFEKIKL; from the coding sequence ATGAAAGCCAGGTTTATTTACCAGGACGAGAAATCAAACAAATTCTGGGACATTGAAACAAACGGTACCGACCTTACTGTACAATATGGAAAAGTTGGCACAACAGGACAATCCCAAACAAAACAATTCGCTTCCGAAGAAGAATGCAAAAAAGCAGCTGACAAACTGATTGCGGAAAAAACAAAAAAAGGGTATGTCGCCCTCCCCGCCGCAGAAAAATTAGTCATACCTGTAGAACTGTACGAAAACCTTTTGGCTGTAGCAGATTACCTGGAACAAAATTATCCTGACGTAAAGCCGGAAATTACGCCCGTGAATGAAGATAACATTTCTGCGATGGAAGACTGCGTCGACTTTGAAATGCCCTCCGATTACGTAGAATACTGGCTCGAAAAAGGCAATTTCTCTTTCGTGAAAGGAGATTTTATCTGTGATGTTTATGCTTTCACGGATGAGTTTGAGCAAGCCTATAATCTGTATTACACCTTTAAGTTTTTTGAGGGCCACTACAAATTGAAGTTCGACCTGCTGGAACAGGAAATGGATTATTTCAGCCAGTGCTTCTGGGTACTTGGACAAGTAGGAGACGACCAGGAAACGAGAGTGTATGTGGGTGATCCTTCGGGAGCTGTACATATGATCCACTTCCCCAAAGGATTTGGACACACTGATCAGGAGGGCTTCGCCGCAGTAATGGCTCCGATTATGGCTAAAAGACCATTATTCAGCATGATGATTGTGAAGAGTGCCAGTCCGCTTGACATTGAAACACCTTCCGTTGACCAGCTCGCTGAAAAACGCGCGGCCGGTGCAGCTCAGGATGGTTTGAGAGAAGTATCTTATAACGAGGTACTTACGCTGTTAGGTGTGGAGCAACTATTTGACTACTGGGAGGATGAAGACAATTTCTATGCAGAAGAATATGAAAGCGAACGTGCCTATTTCGAAGAACAAGTCTTCCTTTATCATGAGGGGGATCTGCATCTTGACAGAGAGCTGGCAAGCTACGGTTTTATCGTCGTACGTGGTAATCTGAATATTGAAGGGGAGCTTTCTTCCAGATATTATGTAACCGGTAATACCACAGTTGATTTTCTGAAACTGGAATATTTCCAGAAAACGCTTGGAAAAGAGACAGTCAGATATGTCGCTACTGCCTGTGCGGAGGATCACGAAGTACTAAGAACACTCCCACACAGAGAGATCCATGTACCGTATTTCTTCTCCTGGTTTTATGACCTCGATTCTTTCACCTTTTCTCCGGAAACGGTCATCACTGCACTATATAATTACGATGACCTGATTACCTACCAGACAGACGCGCTCCTACTGACATGGCATGAATATGCTTATGTATTTAAGCCGGAGTTGTTCTACTGGATTGAAGAATCATGGCATGATTCCATGGAAATCAATTACACTGCCTTCTATGAGGCCATCAAGGCCGGCAAGAATCCTTTTCTGGATGGCGTAACACCAGAAGGTATCAGGTTGGTGAAAAAGGGAGCGGCATTGAAAGAAGAAAATGATCTCCCCGGCGCTTACCAGTTGTACAAAGAGGCGATCAGTAAGTCTCCGGGGTATTACCCTGCCTATAGTGCTGCCGGCAGATTGCTATACGTTCAGAAAGCCTATGCGCAGGCAATGGAGCTGTATGCCAAAGGGATTCCGCTTACACCTGAACATGTGCTGTATGAATTTGAATGTCTGCAAAAAGGAGGACTCTCCGCCATCCGGATGGGCGCATATGACCAGGCTATTGAATGGGCACAGCTGGGCATTGCCAGAAAAAGGGATACCCACTTCTACTTAAGGATCATTGCAGAGGCGCTGATCTATATGGGAGAACTGGAAGAGGCGAAAACTTATCTGGAAAAATCCATTGATATTGAAGGCTTTTTCAGCAACTACTGGTTAATGGGATTGATCTATTTCCGTCAGGGAGATACCGAAAAGGCAGACACCTATTATCAGCAGGCGCATAGCGCAAATGATAAAGCCAGACCTTACACGGAACATCAGGATCTTACCTATATTTTTGGTGAACCTGTGACGGTAGACTGGGATACTAAAAAACCGGTGTCCACGGAGAAAGGACAGGAATACTGGAACAATTTCTTAACTGACACCCTCAAAACATATGGTCCTGATCTATACGAGAGAATTGGTCAATCGCCATCTCAATGGATCTATGGAAAGATCAGCAAAATACCGCCTGCGTTCAGAAGCAAAGAGATGATGTATGCCCTGCTGGACCACAGGACGAAAGGACAACTGGATGTCACCGGAAGCATCATCGCCTTTTTCGACCCTGCATTCCTGACGGAAGAAACCGTTCTCCATGCTATACAGAGGACTGAGCCTGCGGAGTACAAAGAGATTCCTGCACAATTCTTTTCTGAAAAGCTGTTACGGTTACACCCTGAAGGCATCAACCTGACGGTTTTACCAGCAGATCAGTTAAACTATGCGCTTTGTTTTGATGCAGTGAGTCAAAATCAGCATAGCTATCAGGCGGTGCCTAAGGAGTTTCAGGACGAGCGTATGAATATAGCCCTGATTGCAGGAGGAATTCTCGGGGACTATCCTTATAAAGAGCTCCCTTCCAAATATTCCTCCAACGAATATATCAAACTGGCCATTGAGACCCATATCCTGGCAATCACCAATCTCCGCGCAGGACTGGTTGACAAGGAAATCTATGCGTACGCTGTTGAAAAGTACGGTAATGACCCTATGTGGCCTTTTATCGTGGAACGTTACGACACAGACGCATGGAAATATGGCTCTCTTTCATCCATAGAAAGAAAGGGTGAAATGGTACGTAAGTTTGGCATTGACGTTTTCGATCATGTAAATGCAAAGTATGTAGGAAAACAGGACTACGATTACTACAAAAAGCACCTGGGACATCTTCCTGCGTTTGCAGAGAAAGCAAGCTCCTATGGCTGGACAAAAAACAAGGACAAGGTCGATGAATATGATGACAGGAAAGAATTCAGTTATGATACTTTCCGTAAAGTATGGGCCTGTTTCTGGACAGAAGACTATATCATCAAAGCGCTGGATAAAGACTCCGACAAGGAACATCTTTATAGTCTCCCGGATAAGTACAAAACACAGCGGATCTGCGATATCGCTGTAAGCAGAGATTCCTATGACTTCGCCCATGTTCCGGCACAGTTTGTCACGAAGGAAATGTGTATGGATGCCTGCTCCACAAGCTATGGATCTGCCCTTGAATACGTTCCATTAGAGATGCGTACCCGGGAGATCTGTGACGCAGCTATTGCCAGGAGTGCTGAAAATATCAAATTCGTGCCTGTTCCGCTCCGTACCGTTGAAACATGCGGCAATGTGATTGTAAGGGAAAATAACCTGACAAACTATATCCCGCATGCAATATATACAGCCGTGTTTGAATGGTGCTTTAAGGCCAGAAAGAACAGGTTTTCCAATGACTATCTCATGCTGCATTGGGGTTTAGGGCTGATCATAGACAAAAACTACACCGCGGCAAGAGAAAAACTGGCGGCTGTGACTTCAGAGATCGGCGAATACCATCACCATGCGACCTATTATATCGGCTGGAGCTATTTCCTGGAAGGAGATGTGAAAACAGCGAAGGAATACTTTACGCAGTCTCAGGAGATTGCTAAATCGGTGGATCTCTACGGATCCTACAGGTTAACCTTCCCATACGCATCTTTCGAGTTACGGCCAGTACACGAGGTCTATCCGTTCAATAAAGACCTGTTTGATGAACAAATGAAAGAGGCTTCGGCACTTGTACAAAACGGTTCTTATGAAGAGGCGCTTACGTTACTGGAAAAACAGGAAAAACTGCTGACGGATTCCAATTGCTCAGAAATGAGATGGTGGGCTTATGTATGGGATCACCAGCGCTATGCCCTTTATGAAGCAGGTCAGGAGGAAGCGTCTTATACCATCTGTCACCGTATTATCGCTGAATTAGGCAAAGTAGCACTGTGGGATTACCTGGAAGAATTCAATATTATCCGTGCTGCGCTGCGTGCCGCTAACAATAACCTTGCTTACAGGTATTATCTGACGGCGAGCGACCTCGCTGGTGTAAAAGAGGGTCTTAATCATATTAAAACGACGATGAAGACGATCGCACCGATTGAGGATAAAAGCGTCCTGAATATGTTCTATGAAACACAGGCACTGCTATTATACAAAGCCATGGGTTTTGATCCGGCGTACAGGAAAGATCTTGAGAAGGTAGTCGCGAAGATTGAGAAACTGAAACAGAAAGAAGAAATAGAACTGAGTGACGAATTTGAAAAGATAAAATTATAA
- a CDS encoding MBL fold metallo-hydrolase yields the protein MKSVLTTLTLAGTLLCQFAYSQTSFKVIPLGVKGGTDESNLSSYMIAPQQSEDYVCLDAGTVHFGIEKAVQAKLLHGTASTILKRNVKGFLISHGHLDHLAGMIINSPDDSTKNIYGLDYCIDILKDKYFTWKSWANFANEGDKPALGKYHYTVLTPGVEVPLENTSMQVTAFPLSHSNPYQSTAFLVRYEDAYLLYLGDTGADSVEHSDKMHLLWQQVAPLLKSKQLKAIFIEVSFANEQSDKQLFGHLTPHWLMSTLQDLASLAGADALKHFPVVITHIKPGGNREQLIPAQLRAYNPLQVKLIIPEQAKLLRF from the coding sequence ATGAAGTCCGTTTTAACCACGCTCACATTAGCAGGAACACTACTTTGTCAATTTGCCTATTCACAAACTTCCTTTAAAGTAATACCACTTGGCGTAAAAGGCGGCACTGATGAAAGCAATCTTTCTTCATATATGATCGCTCCGCAGCAAAGTGAAGATTACGTATGCCTGGACGCCGGAACGGTACATTTTGGTATTGAAAAAGCCGTACAGGCAAAACTGCTGCACGGTACCGCATCCACTATATTAAAACGGAATGTGAAAGGTTTTCTGATCTCCCACGGCCATCTCGATCACCTGGCAGGGATGATCATCAACTCTCCGGACGATAGTACGAAGAACATTTATGGCCTCGATTATTGTATTGATATTTTAAAGGATAAGTACTTTACCTGGAAAAGCTGGGCCAATTTCGCCAATGAAGGTGATAAACCCGCCCTGGGTAAATATCACTATACAGTGCTGACGCCAGGCGTAGAAGTTCCCCTGGAAAATACGAGTATGCAGGTAACGGCTTTCCCGCTTAGTCATTCCAATCCCTACCAGAGTACGGCATTTCTAGTCAGATATGAAGATGCCTATCTGCTATACCTGGGAGATACGGGCGCTGATTCCGTAGAACATTCGGATAAGATGCACCTGTTATGGCAACAAGTGGCGCCATTGCTGAAGTCTAAGCAATTAAAGGCGATTTTTATAGAAGTGTCTTTTGCCAACGAACAGTCGGACAAACAATTATTTGGTCACCTGACGCCACATTGGCTGATGTCAACGCTACAGGATTTAGCGTCACTTGCGGGTGCAGATGCTTTGAAACATTTCCCGGTAGTGATCACTCATATTAAACCGGGAGGTAATCGTGAACAGCTGATTCCCGCTCAATTAAGGGCCTATAATCCGTTACAGGTTAAACTGATCATTCCCGAACAGGCAAAATTGCTTAGGTTCTGA
- a CDS encoding DUF4240 domain-containing protein — protein MLVYPDEILLAIPYHTEYYEGWINHDTEYLKVRRRQEHYKLSETPLYAHDLAVGDIVSVVYDNGTYFFNGIIEESGYSSLRLNIYHKHLCGEITDMISGLQGEIKMLWGPDLLRVDVPSHVDYAPIKEYLDAVSHKRHAGFWETCIRKKHRFDLRTMDKFNFWDLIEESYKQSHGDKEQQITILTDLLQQFDTQVIIEFEKIFRELVIQADTYKVMAALKIVDGFVTDDSYLYFRCRLISRGRAFFNDVLENPDYLANYDVSITSDIDHEELMYVATRAYRKKTGIEKEDDTFPRSIAYAAGLDYDFGAPPTKGTDWTEEELPVLLPRLWQQYLHITHS, from the coding sequence ATGCTCGTGTATCCGGATGAAATTCTTTTGGCGATACCTTATCACACTGAATATTATGAAGGCTGGATCAATCATGATACAGAATACCTGAAGGTCAGGCGCCGGCAGGAACATTATAAATTATCAGAAACGCCCTTGTATGCGCATGATCTTGCTGTGGGAGATATCGTGAGTGTTGTTTATGATAACGGCACTTATTTTTTTAATGGCATTATCGAGGAGTCGGGATATAGCTCCCTGCGTTTAAATATATACCATAAACACCTATGCGGGGAAATCACGGATATGATTAGCGGCCTGCAAGGTGAAATAAAGATGCTTTGGGGTCCGGATCTTTTAAGGGTGGATGTTCCCTCGCATGTGGACTATGCTCCAATAAAAGAATATCTTGATGCTGTGTCTCATAAGAGACATGCCGGTTTCTGGGAAACCTGTATCAGGAAAAAACATCGTTTCGATCTTAGAACTATGGATAAATTTAATTTTTGGGATCTCATTGAAGAATCTTACAAGCAGTCTCACGGAGACAAAGAGCAACAGATAACCATACTGACAGATCTGTTACAGCAATTCGATACACAGGTCATCATTGAATTTGAAAAGATATTTCGTGAGCTGGTTATTCAAGCGGATACCTATAAGGTAATGGCAGCACTCAAAATTGTTGATGGATTTGTAACTGATGACTCCTATCTCTATTTCAGATGCCGGTTAATATCCAGGGGACGTGCATTCTTCAATGACGTGCTTGAGAATCCGGATTATCTTGCCAATTATGATGTAAGTATTACGAGTGATATAGATCATGAGGAACTCATGTATGTGGCTACACGGGCATACAGGAAAAAAACAGGCATTGAGAAAGAGGATGATACATTCCCGAGGAGTATCGCATACGCTGCTGGACTCGACTATGATTTTGGCGCACCGCCTACTAAGGGAACAGATTGGACAGAAGAGGAATTACCTGTACTGCTGCCCAGATTATGGCAACAGTATCTTCATATCACCCACTCATAA
- a CDS encoding glycoside hydrolase family 30 beta sandwich domain-containing protein produces the protein MKKIYLRLAAAGMLCIAFYACKKNINTTDAIDDGQTVARANESVSIWMTTGNQSALLQQQGNVTFAPDAGTSGTTITVNEGTTYQGIDGFGYTLTQGSAKLINNLSASAQTSLLNELFSPSSGIGISVIRLGVGATDLSDYSYTYRDGASFSLSGPDLTYTIPILKKILAINPAIKVIATPWTAPRWMKTNGSFVGGTLKAENYESYGQYWLDYMNAMRGQGIEIWAITPQNEPLNPYNEPSMTLTKENQLGLINDYIGPKLRGAGFNCKIICYDHNCDNTEYPIYVANNSTYVDGSAFHLYGGNVSAMTTVKNATNKNVYFTEQYTSVGGSFSGDLSWHIQNVVIGSLNNWSKTVLEWNLISDSQGGPHTPGGSTVSMGAVTIDGGNIVRRVGYYIIGHVSKFVRPGAVRIGSNNSGNIQTTAFRNSDGSKVLLAFNNGGGNVSFKVKWGSQSFTYSLPGGAAATFKWAGTTTTPTGPIGQSVTLKGFNNQYVSSENGTQAMNCNRPTASGWETFSVVDAGGGKIALLSQGKYVSSENGTQAMTCNRLTIGDWEKFDWVVNADGKISLRGSNGQYVSSENGTQPMNCNRATISGWEAFGVNQ, from the coding sequence ATGAAAAAAATTTATCTTCGGCTTGCCGCCGCAGGCATGCTTTGTATTGCATTTTATGCATGTAAAAAGAACATTAATACAACAGATGCAATTGATGACGGTCAGACAGTTGCCAGGGCAAATGAATCTGTAAGCATCTGGATGACTACCGGCAACCAGAGTGCGCTCCTGCAACAACAGGGTAACGTCACATTTGCGCCTGATGCGGGTACCAGTGGCACCACCATTACAGTGAACGAGGGAACTACTTATCAGGGTATCGACGGTTTCGGATACACACTGACCCAGGGTAGTGCCAAATTAATCAACAATCTGTCAGCATCCGCACAAACGTCCCTGTTAAATGAACTGTTCAGTCCATCCAGCGGTATCGGTATTTCAGTCATCCGTCTTGGCGTAGGCGCCACTGACCTGAGTGATTATTCCTATACCTATCGCGATGGCGCTTCCTTTAGTTTATCTGGTCCGGATCTGACCTATACCATTCCCATCCTGAAAAAGATCCTGGCGATTAACCCCGCGATCAAAGTCATCGCAACTCCATGGACTGCTCCCCGCTGGATGAAAACAAACGGCTCTTTCGTTGGCGGTACACTCAAGGCGGAAAACTATGAAAGTTATGGTCAGTACTGGCTGGACTATATGAACGCCATGAGAGGACAGGGCATCGAAATCTGGGCGATTACTCCCCAGAACGAACCCCTGAACCCTTACAATGAACCCAGTATGACACTGACTAAAGAGAACCAACTTGGCCTGATCAATGACTATATCGGTCCTAAGTTAAGGGGCGCTGGTTTCAACTGTAAAATCATCTGTTATGATCACAACTGTGATAACACAGAGTATCCTATTTATGTAGCGAATAACAGTACTTACGTAGATGGATCTGCATTTCACCTGTATGGCGGGAATGTCTCTGCTATGACAACCGTAAAGAACGCCACTAATAAGAATGTTTACTTCACAGAACAATATACTTCTGTGGGCGGGAGCTTTTCCGGAGACCTGTCCTGGCACATACAGAATGTAGTAATCGGTTCATTGAACAACTGGTCTAAAACAGTACTGGAATGGAACCTGATCAGCGATTCTCAGGGCGGTCCTCATACACCAGGAGGCAGCACAGTATCCATGGGCGCTGTGACGATCGATGGAGGTAACATCGTACGCCGTGTTGGCTATTATATCATCGGACACGTATCTAAATTCGTCCGCCCCGGCGCAGTACGTATTGGCTCTAACAATTCCGGTAATATCCAGACTACCGCTTTCAGAAACAGCGATGGTTCTAAAGTATTGCTGGCGTTTAACAACGGTGGCGGAAATGTTTCATTCAAAGTGAAATGGGGTAGTCAATCCTTTACCTACTCACTGCCTGGTGGTGCTGCCGCTACGTTTAAATGGGCTGGCACTACCACTACACCCACAGGACCTATCGGACAAAGCGTTACCCTGAAAGGTTTTAATAACCAATACGTGAGCAGCGAGAATGGTACACAGGCAATGAACTGTAACAGACCAACTGCTTCCGGATGGGAAACCTTTTCTGTAGTAGACGCCGGCGGAGGGAAAATAGCCCTCCTCTCCCAGGGAAAATACGTATCATCAGAAAACGGTACACAGGCCATGACCTGTAACCGTCTTACAATTGGTGACTGGGAGAAATTTGACTGGGTTGTCAATGCCGACGGCAAAATATCCCTCAGGGGTAGTAATGGTCAGTATGTAAGTTCTGAAAACGGAACACAACCAATGAATTGTAACCGTGCCACAATATCTGGTTGGGAAGCCTTTGGCGTCAATCAGTAA
- a CDS encoding omptin family outer membrane protease, whose translation MKFLLLHSLLLFSCAIVHAQHHSPVAELAVSGGYHTADLRWSIAGNASGQSPNVLSEVKWRLLSGPAVAIKGQINLNSRLFLKGELSHTFIQSGKATDTDYSEDDRQQPGYYAQLDADEGRLSAFRLYGGYHLLQRPGIQIAVFAGYAAHKESLFLLDHAAYVPGEKNLRCTYNTSWKGVSGGLSGLYRVTSWLDLSGELQYSQMNYDAVADWNLIDAFQHPVSFKHHARGFDVKTSVTVNFRLKSYLSLLVSGTYRHAETGTGTDQLFMDSGTVQTTQFNGAFTNARQISIGALVQF comes from the coding sequence ATGAAATTTCTTTTACTCCACAGCTTATTATTGTTCAGTTGTGCCATTGTCCATGCGCAACACCACTCGCCTGTAGCGGAATTGGCGGTAAGCGGCGGATACCACACAGCTGATCTGCGATGGTCTATAGCAGGTAACGCCAGCGGACAATCACCAAACGTCCTTTCCGAAGTAAAATGGCGCTTATTAAGCGGGCCGGCAGTCGCTATAAAAGGGCAAATCAATCTCAACAGTCGCCTTTTTCTGAAAGGAGAACTGTCCCACACCTTTATTCAATCAGGAAAGGCCACAGATACCGACTATTCAGAAGATGACCGGCAACAACCAGGCTATTATGCACAACTCGATGCTGACGAAGGTCGCTTATCGGCATTCCGGCTATACGGCGGATATCATCTGTTGCAAAGACCTGGGATACAAATCGCCGTCTTTGCAGGATATGCCGCCCATAAGGAGTCTTTGTTCCTGCTCGATCATGCTGCATATGTACCTGGAGAGAAAAACCTGCGCTGTACTTATAATACCAGCTGGAAAGGAGTCTCAGGCGGGCTCTCCGGGCTTTACCGGGTGACTTCCTGGCTGGATCTCAGCGGAGAGTTACAATACAGTCAGATGAACTATGATGCGGTTGCAGACTGGAACCTGATCGACGCCTTTCAACACCCTGTCAGTTTTAAACACCATGCCAGGGGATTTGATGTAAAGACATCCGTTACAGTTAACTTCCGGCTGAAATCCTATTTATCGTTATTAGTATCCGGCACTTATCGTCATGCCGAAACCGGAACGGGCACCGATCAATTGTTCATGGATTCCGGCACTGTTCAGACTACACAGTTTAATGGTGCATTTACAAATGCCCGGCAAATCTCTATCGGCGCGCTTGTACAGTTTTGA
- a CDS encoding 7TM diverse intracellular signaling domain-containing protein codes for MTSLRPSPKPYLIAIICCCFFMCARAQRPVYIDHTAAEYIFTYGEINWLEDRTGSMDFEEIRSRDAAGTFRINTDYYPKNFNPSSVYWFKVLVNFSDGIPNNQRLFEFYDQTIEELTLYLPDAHGEYTELHSGAANAFKNRLYRHKNFEFLIPDVSKGTYVCYVRIKSLNEINFIMVYRSVERFINYALVEYITYGLFYGMILVFCLYNLLMLLATRLSHYLYYVLYIVSVGVYEMSTDGIAFQFIWPDTPGLNEYMYGISLYCMSIFALIFARTLLRVKRQSPLLYSLINWIIVLRTVYFLVCLFARREWFIYKFLDFIPLFAAFLSGFVIWCKGFKPARFFVLGNAILFIGAIVKLITVLGFVQGVSGVVGHYSMVIGFVMEMVLLSFSIGDQVRLFRKEKKQAQDDAFYHMQHNLKLQASVNQQLEEQVEARTRQLELQSREIHEQAQEIARMNKLLEKDNAELKTNIEKITDARIKSAELTFEEFSQKYPDQEKCYSFLADLKWNKGFTCRKCGYANYSTGRKPFSRRCNKCAYEESPMHDTIFENNRIPINKAFYIVYLVFTTKGNISSYQIAEKTDMRQGTCWAYAARVKTLLDMEAGASKKSKKGSWTDLIMKT; via the coding sequence ATGACCAGCTTACGTCCATCACCAAAACCTTATCTGATAGCTATTATCTGCTGCTGTTTTTTTATGTGTGCAAGAGCACAACGGCCGGTGTATATTGATCACACCGCTGCCGAGTACATATTTACCTATGGAGAGATAAACTGGTTGGAAGATCGCACCGGATCTATGGATTTTGAGGAGATCAGGAGCCGGGATGCGGCAGGTACATTCCGGATCAACACGGATTATTATCCTAAGAACTTTAATCCCAGTTCCGTTTATTGGTTTAAAGTACTGGTAAACTTTTCTGATGGGATTCCCAATAACCAGCGTTTATTTGAGTTCTATGATCAGACCATCGAAGAGCTGACCTTATATTTGCCGGATGCCCATGGAGAATATACGGAGCTTCATTCGGGTGCAGCGAATGCCTTCAAAAACAGGCTTTACAGACACAAAAATTTTGAGTTCCTTATTCCTGATGTGTCCAAAGGTACCTACGTCTGCTATGTGCGGATAAAATCTTTAAATGAGATTAATTTCATTATGGTGTATCGGTCGGTAGAGCGGTTTATCAACTATGCCCTGGTTGAATATATCACTTACGGGTTGTTCTATGGCATGATACTCGTTTTCTGTTTATACAATCTGCTGATGCTGCTGGCTACCCGTCTCAGTCACTATCTGTATTATGTATTGTATATCGTGAGCGTAGGCGTTTATGAGATGAGTACCGATGGTATCGCATTTCAGTTCATATGGCCGGATACGCCGGGCCTGAATGAGTATATGTACGGTATCTCGCTGTATTGCATGAGTATATTCGCACTCATTTTTGCCAGAACGCTGTTACGCGTAAAAAGGCAGAGTCCACTATTATATAGTCTGATCAACTGGATCATCGTTCTACGGACTGTTTATTTCCTGGTTTGTCTGTTTGCCAGGAGGGAATGGTTTATTTATAAATTTCTCGATTTTATCCCCCTTTTTGCCGCATTCCTCTCTGGCTTTGTTATCTGGTGTAAAGGCTTTAAACCTGCACGCTTCTTTGTGCTGGGGAATGCAATACTTTTTATTGGCGCAATTGTAAAACTGATCACGGTATTGGGTTTCGTACAAGGAGTGTCAGGTGTAGTAGGACATTACAGTATGGTGATTGGTTTTGTTATGGAAATGGTACTGCTGTCTTTTTCCATAGGCGATCAGGTAAGACTTTTCAGAAAAGAAAAGAAGCAGGCACAGGATGATGCATTTTATCATATGCAACACAACCTGAAGTTACAGGCGTCTGTCAATCAACAGCTGGAAGAACAGGTCGAAGCGCGTACAAGACAGCTGGAGCTTCAATCCAGGGAGATACACGAACAGGCGCAGGAGATTGCGCGTATGAATAAGTTGCTGGAAAAAGACAATGCGGAACTCAAGACGAATATAGAAAAGATCACCGATGCCCGAATTAAATCAGCAGAGCTGACATTTGAGGAATTCAGTCAGAAATATCCTGACCAGGAGAAGTGTTACAGCTTCCTGGCTGATCTGAAATGGAACAAAGGTTTTACCTGTAGGAAATGTGGGTATGCCAACTATAGCACCGGCCGTAAACCATTCAGCCGGCGCTGTAATAAATGTGCATATGAAGAATCACCGATGCATGACACAATATTTGAGAATAACCGTATACCTATCAACAAAGCATTCTACATCGTATACCTGGTGTTTACTACCAAAGGCAACATTTCCTCTTATCAGATTGCCGAAAAAACCGACATGCGTCAGGGTACCTGCTGGGCATATGCTGCCCGTGTAAAAACCCTCTTGGATATGGAAGCAGGCGCCTCAAAAAAGAGTAAAAAAGGTAGCTGGACTGACCTGATAATGAAAACCTGA